Proteins encoded in a region of the Agromyces protaetiae genome:
- a CDS encoding MFS transporter: MPPSRLLWPLLVASLALNVMYGAIAGVLVPAQVAVADPEGKELTLALIMTASSLVTFAVHPLAGALSDRTRSRWGRRSPWIVGGALASAVAMLLLGQAEAVWAIALGWLILQPFLNTVEAPLDAIVADRVDQPSRPRAAAVYGGGAAIGIAIGAGVAGQGASSSGTVYVVLAVVLVVVMVGFTLAAPDRSPPEAAPPSTPAREAWKSRDLRLVFAARFLMILGHQLVMGYLLYIVMAFTDASVADAGSTVSLLIGTHIACIVVGAVAGSKLVGDARRPWIIGATAVLAVALLLPIAFPDLTGLLLFAVIGGVGRGVYLSADLALMIDVLPSNADHGRDLGVLGLATIVPQMLAPAIAGVLLTLSGGVYPLLFAVAVSLVLLSVPFIARVGATVSSIRP, translated from the coding sequence GTGTCCTCGTACCGGCCCAGGTCGCCGTCGCGGACCCCGAGGGGAAGGAGCTCACCCTCGCGCTGATCATGACCGCGTCGTCGCTCGTCACCTTCGCGGTGCATCCGCTCGCGGGAGCGCTGTCCGACCGCACACGGTCCAGATGGGGACGGCGCTCGCCCTGGATCGTCGGCGGCGCACTCGCGAGCGCGGTCGCGATGCTCCTGCTCGGTCAGGCCGAGGCGGTGTGGGCCATCGCGCTCGGATGGCTCATCCTGCAACCGTTCCTGAACACGGTCGAAGCCCCGCTGGACGCGATCGTCGCCGACCGGGTGGATCAGCCGTCACGACCCCGGGCGGCCGCGGTGTACGGCGGTGGCGCGGCGATCGGCATCGCAATCGGGGCCGGCGTCGCAGGACAGGGCGCGAGCTCGTCGGGCACGGTGTACGTCGTGCTCGCCGTCGTGCTCGTCGTGGTCATGGTCGGGTTCACGCTCGCGGCTCCGGATCGCTCACCCCCTGAGGCCGCTCCCCCGTCGACCCCGGCACGCGAGGCCTGGAAGTCCCGCGACCTGAGGCTCGTGTTCGCCGCCCGGTTCCTCATGATCCTCGGCCATCAGCTGGTGATGGGCTACCTGCTCTACATCGTGATGGCGTTCACGGATGCCTCGGTCGCCGATGCCGGCAGCACCGTGAGCCTGCTGATCGGCACGCACATCGCCTGCATCGTGGTCGGCGCGGTCGCCGGCTCCAAGCTCGTCGGCGACGCACGCCGGCCATGGATCATCGGCGCGACCGCGGTGCTCGCGGTCGCACTGCTCCTCCCGATCGCCTTCCCGGACCTCACCGGGCTGCTGCTGTTCGCGGTGATCGGCGGGGTCGGCCGCGGGGTGTACCTGAGCGCCGACCTGGCGCTCATGATCGATGTGCTGCCCTCGAACGCCGATCACGGGCGAGACCTCGGCGTGCTCGGGCTCGCCACCATCGTCCCGCAGATGCTCGCGCCCGCGATCGCCGGCGTGCTCCTCACGCTCAGCGGCGGCGTCTACCCGCTCCTGTTCGCGGTGGCGGTGTCGCTCGTGCTGCTGTCGGTGCCATTCATCGCGCGCGTCGGCGCGACGGTGTCGTCGATCAGGCCGTGA
- a CDS encoding helix-turn-helix transcriptional regulator: MPPVRSQVALVRDRLFGPLDGPARIVAVVGARGAGVSTVLQQWRERHETAVHVAPASLPELPPHEASGAVLVIDHGDHLASAEWHQLRRLLDASPQLRIRLGVRSLHGLPPELEVEVVDDLAFTPEELGDYLRENASRADPGAVFLATAGHARAVRAIVTSGVTRRDRFATVLTAAAGGIGLPAAASRLAVPSALTPSIVAALGGPDDFIERAERDGLGSWTPGGGPPVFTLTPLVRAATAATHPVPADDRRGIRQSAAAQLLDEEAWLAAIVEGAQSGRLDLVDVALKRGGMSVLWDHGPAIVRVLRGVPVAQLRRWPVIAMAQALVLNARRQHAIRAAELMGIALLGIQTSARSSPDRALLRVIESVARRLTGFGDGGVKAARAAARTLDEMPPAALEDLAGLLGDLRVHAGISLLYGGHLDEARLQLERAAAAPSRVGIELMAIGGVAMVEALKGDIHAARRWTALAEARTWPTDIVDEYPGSMLRIAQALVALEAGRFADARDRIATIWPIIDTIEHWPILGYVRALIDVRRGAPEDGLEALRLLRQRRGGRLGSASASARLLDLAESTLALAAGDLATARRLKPGAADHPWIWLGAARVAVFEGDDDRAFSLLGRVRAVTPRDRLGLLSLEAVLLRRLGRSDEAGDVARRADALVRGAGVLTPLALVPASDQDLFTLDLPDAPRGLDDVSAAPRLTDRELVVLQQLVHTSRLHDIATSLHVSENTLKTQRRSLYRKLGATSREEALARALAHGLIDDTVAPTRAMNGTDSSTSDTATANRSG; encoded by the coding sequence ATGCCCCCGGTTCGTTCGCAGGTCGCGCTCGTCCGGGACCGGCTGTTCGGACCGCTCGACGGGCCCGCGAGAATCGTCGCCGTCGTGGGCGCGCGGGGCGCAGGGGTGAGCACGGTGCTGCAACAGTGGCGCGAACGCCACGAGACCGCCGTGCACGTAGCTCCCGCGAGTCTGCCCGAGCTGCCGCCCCACGAGGCCTCGGGCGCCGTGCTCGTCATCGATCACGGCGACCATCTCGCGAGCGCTGAGTGGCACCAGCTGCGCCGTCTGCTCGACGCCTCCCCGCAGTTGCGCATCCGGCTCGGCGTCCGCAGTCTGCACGGGCTGCCACCCGAGCTCGAGGTGGAGGTCGTCGACGACCTGGCGTTCACGCCGGAGGAACTCGGTGACTACCTCAGGGAGAACGCATCGCGGGCGGACCCCGGTGCGGTGTTCCTCGCCACCGCCGGACATGCCCGCGCCGTGCGGGCGATCGTGACCAGCGGCGTCACGCGTCGCGACCGCTTCGCCACGGTGCTCACCGCGGCAGCGGGCGGGATCGGGCTGCCTGCGGCCGCGTCGCGGCTCGCGGTGCCGAGCGCCCTCACCCCGAGCATCGTCGCCGCACTCGGCGGTCCGGACGACTTCATCGAACGGGCCGAGCGCGATGGACTCGGCTCGTGGACTCCCGGTGGCGGGCCGCCGGTGTTCACGCTCACCCCGCTCGTCCGGGCGGCCACCGCGGCGACGCACCCGGTTCCTGCGGACGATCGGCGCGGCATCCGGCAGTCGGCCGCCGCCCAGCTCCTTGACGAGGAGGCCTGGCTCGCGGCGATCGTCGAGGGCGCGCAATCCGGGCGCCTCGACCTCGTCGACGTAGCGCTGAAACGCGGCGGCATGTCCGTGCTCTGGGACCACGGGCCCGCGATCGTCCGGGTGCTTCGTGGAGTGCCGGTCGCCCAGCTGCGTCGCTGGCCGGTCATCGCGATGGCGCAAGCGCTCGTGCTGAACGCTCGCCGCCAGCACGCCATCCGTGCCGCGGAGCTGATGGGCATCGCGCTCCTCGGCATCCAGACCAGCGCTCGATCGTCGCCCGACCGGGCGCTGCTGCGCGTCATCGAGAGCGTCGCCCGCCGGCTCACCGGCTTCGGCGACGGCGGGGTCAAAGCGGCGCGCGCCGCCGCCCGGACGCTCGACGAGATGCCGCCGGCCGCGCTCGAGGACCTCGCAGGACTGCTCGGCGATCTCCGGGTGCACGCGGGGATCAGCCTGCTGTACGGCGGACACCTCGACGAGGCGCGGCTGCAGCTCGAGCGCGCGGCCGCCGCGCCGAGTCGCGTCGGCATCGAGCTCATGGCGATCGGCGGCGTCGCCATGGTCGAGGCACTCAAGGGTGACATCCACGCGGCGCGTCGGTGGACCGCGCTCGCGGAGGCACGGACGTGGCCGACCGACATCGTCGACGAGTATCCGGGGAGCATGCTGCGCATCGCGCAGGCCTTGGTCGCACTCGAAGCCGGACGGTTCGCGGACGCACGCGATCGGATCGCGACGATCTGGCCGATCATCGACACGATCGAGCACTGGCCGATCCTCGGCTACGTCCGCGCACTCATCGATGTCCGCAGGGGCGCACCCGAGGACGGTCTCGAGGCGCTTCGGCTGCTCCGTCAACGGCGTGGCGGCCGGCTCGGCTCCGCGTCCGCCTCGGCACGCCTGCTCGATCTCGCAGAATCGACGCTGGCGCTCGCCGCGGGTGATCTGGCGACGGCCCGGCGGCTGAAGCCCGGTGCCGCCGATCACCCGTGGATCTGGCTGGGGGCGGCGAGGGTCGCCGTGTTCGAAGGCGACGACGATCGCGCCTTCTCGCTCCTCGGACGGGTCCGGGCGGTCACGCCCCGCGATCGCCTGGGCCTGCTGAGCCTCGAGGCGGTCCTGCTCCGGCGGCTCGGCCGATCCGACGAGGCCGGCGACGTCGCCCGGCGTGCGGATGCGCTCGTGCGGGGCGCCGGGGTGCTCACGCCGCTCGCCCTCGTGCCGGCGAGCGATCAGGACCTGTTCACGCTCGATCTGCCCGATGCGCCGCGGGGCCTCGATGACGTGTCGGCCGCTCCGCGGCTCACCGACCGCGAGCTCGTCGTCCTCCAGCAGCTGGTCCACACCTCGCGACTGCACGACATCGCGACGTCGCTGCACGTGTCGGAGAACACATTGAAGACGCAACGCCGGTCGTTGTACCGCAAGCTCGGAGCGACATCCCGTGAGGAGGCGCTCGCTCGAGCGCTGGCTCACGGCCTGATCGACGACACCGTCGCGCCGACGCGCGCGATGAATGGCACCGACAGCAGCACGAGCGACACCGCCACCGCGAACAGGAGCGGGTAG